The Tenacibaculum jejuense genome includes a window with the following:
- a CDS encoding FEKKY domain-containing protein, with protein sequence MAFAISDIKINVIILNSTKKEFKSGTLIINDKNKKEVKKMIINTLSSTIFLDDESTQYNFSFKSTGFITNFYYSQNNEIIIRLSTTKSLNSISYNKYLLNQKDTNDRYLEGELSFILFGIQSTISNEMKAFKEKYNVSFEYKNCVVDPILMKQVSAHNREIYTYLKKKIGTQWLLELPVSILGIKER encoded by the coding sequence ATGGCTTTCGCTATATCTGATATAAAAATTAATGTTATTATTCTTAATAGTACTAAGAAAGAATTTAAATCAGGAACATTAATAATTAATGATAAAAACAAAAAAGAAGTAAAAAAGATGATCATTAATACTCTTTCATCTACAATCTTTTTAGATGATGAAAGTACTCAATATAATTTTTCTTTTAAATCTACAGGTTTTATAACTAATTTCTATTATTCACAAAACAATGAGATCATTATTCGTTTAAGTACTACCAAATCCTTAAATAGCATTTCTTATAATAAATATCTTTTAAATCAGAAAGATACTAATGATAGATATTTAGAAGGAGAACTTAGCTTTATACTTTTTGGCATTCAATCTACAATATCAAACGAAATGAAAGCTTTTAAAGAAAAGTATAACGTTAGTTTTGAATACAAAAACTGCGTTGTTGATCCAATTTTAATGAAACAAGTATCCGCTCATAATAGGGAAATCTATACATACTTAAAAAAGAAAATAGGTACACAATGGCTATTAGAATTGCCCGTATCTATATTAGGAATAAAAGAAAGGTAA
- a CDS encoding GSCFA domain-containing protein, translated as MNLQTQIPLKKQPHNLIDYNSKLLLLGSCFSENIGNKLHYFKFQVNQNPFGILFHPKAIETLITNAVNEKNYAETDIFKLNERWHCFDVHSSLSEIKKEGLLQNINTATQFTLTKLLSASHIIITLGTAWVYRFISSDHIVANCHKVPQKQFLKELLSVEEIAASLENTYTLIKSINPKANIIFTVSPVRHLKDGFIENQRSKSHLFAGIHEVVVPRKQVYYFPSYEILMDELRDYRFYNSDMIHPNETAVSYIWEKFSETWFSENTLQTLKKVEEIQKGLAHKPFNSNSEAHLKFLEKLKFKQEQLQKEFSFMKF; from the coding sequence ATGAACTTACAAACACAAATTCCACTTAAAAAACAACCTCACAACTTAATTGATTACAACTCTAAATTGCTATTATTAGGTTCGTGTTTTTCAGAAAATATTGGAAATAAACTTCATTATTTTAAATTTCAAGTTAATCAGAATCCTTTTGGAATTTTATTTCACCCGAAAGCTATAGAAACATTAATTACAAATGCAGTAAACGAAAAAAACTATGCTGAAACAGATATTTTCAAACTAAATGAACGCTGGCATTGTTTTGATGTACATTCTAGTTTAAGCGAAATTAAAAAGGAAGGTTTATTACAAAATATAAATACTGCAACTCAATTCACTTTAACTAAATTATTAAGTGCAAGTCATATTATTATTACTTTAGGAACTGCTTGGGTGTATCGTTTTATTTCATCAGATCATATTGTTGCAAACTGCCACAAAGTACCTCAAAAGCAATTTTTAAAAGAATTATTATCTGTAGAAGAAATTGCAGCTAGTTTAGAAAATACTTATACCTTAATTAAAAGTATAAATCCAAAAGCAAACATAATTTTCACTGTTTCTCCCGTACGACATTTAAAAGATGGATTTATCGAAAATCAAAGAAGTAAATCTCATTTATTTGCAGGAATTCATGAAGTTGTTGTACCAAGAAAGCAGGTTTATTATTTCCCTTCTTATGAGATTTTAATGGATGAATTACGTGACTATCGTTTTTATAATTCTGATATGATTCACCCAAATGAGACTGCTGTAAGTTATATCTGGGAAAAGTTTTCTGAAACTTGGTTTAGCGAAAACACATTACAAACATTAAAAAAAGTTGAAGAAATTCAAAAAGGATTAGCACACAAACCTTTTAATTCAAATTCCGAGGCACACCTGAAGTTCTTGGAAAAACTAAAATTTAAACAAGAGCAGTTACAAAAGGAATTTTCGTTTATGAAGTTTTAA
- the rraA gene encoding ribonuclease E activity regulator RraA produces MDIYTADLCDDFIDILQVATPIDFKDYGGRKNFHGEIVTIKCFEKNPLVKQTLNTDGTGKVLVVDGGGSLKCALMGDNLAALAIKNNWNGVLIYGCIRDSREISTMEIGIKALNTTPRKSIKIPEGDINNTVSFADVNFTPGHYIYCDEDGIVVSEKKLV; encoded by the coding sequence ATGGATATTTATACTGCAGACTTGTGTGATGACTTTATTGATATACTTCAAGTAGCTACTCCAATAGATTTTAAAGATTATGGTGGTCGTAAAAATTTTCATGGTGAAATAGTTACGATAAAATGCTTTGAGAAAAATCCATTAGTAAAACAAACTTTAAACACAGATGGTACAGGCAAAGTTTTGGTTGTAGACGGAGGCGGATCGTTGAAATGTGCACTTATGGGTGATAATTTAGCAGCTTTAGCTATTAAAAATAACTGGAATGGTGTACTCATTTATGGCTGTATTAGAGATAGTAGAGAAATTTCTACCATGGAAATTGGAATAAAAGCCCTAAACACAACTCCAAGAAAAAGTATTAAAATACCAGAAGGTGATATTAATAACACAGTTTCTTTTGCTGATGTGAATTTCACTCCAGGACATTATATTTACTGTGATGAAGACGGAATAGTAGTTTCAGAAAAAAAATTAGTTTAA
- a CDS encoding MORN repeat-containing protein: protein MKVSKTSIIFFLVLFVTLIAIAINGNVKQNHLQEKITSLENEHLLLKEKVVQEKNLTHIDSLLIDGKYETALTAYEKQFSDSIVNQDKDYVKFRIKIAKQFVNLKQIEKKSKITQNITNANASHQNANTRLKDEKYDSLYTILKKTRRQLYASRRKLKKKTSFGYLTFKSSKKHIIHYVGEINNKKANGYGIAIFDTGGRYEGNWKNNNREGKGIFHWADGEYYEGDYKNDLRNGSGTYFWTNGKKYTGGWKDDERQGKGIYYNKKGKTLAKGIWKKDKLVEETE from the coding sequence ATGAAAGTATCAAAAACTTCAATTATATTTTTTTTAGTGTTATTTGTAACACTTATAGCAATAGCTATCAATGGAAATGTTAAGCAAAATCATCTTCAAGAAAAAATAACTTCACTAGAAAATGAACATCTTTTGCTTAAAGAAAAAGTAGTTCAAGAAAAAAATTTAACTCATATTGACTCTTTATTGATAGATGGTAAATATGAAACCGCGTTAACGGCATATGAAAAACAGTTTTCAGATAGTATTGTTAATCAAGACAAAGACTATGTGAAATTCCGTATTAAAATTGCCAAGCAATTTGTCAACTTAAAACAGATAGAGAAAAAGAGTAAAATCACTCAAAATATTACTAATGCTAATGCATCACATCAAAATGCAAATACAAGATTAAAAGACGAGAAATACGATTCTTTATATACCATCTTAAAAAAAACAAGACGACAATTGTATGCTTCTAGAAGAAAATTAAAAAAGAAAACTTCTTTTGGTTATTTGACATTTAAAAGCTCAAAAAAACATATAATTCATTATGTAGGCGAGATAAACAATAAGAAAGCAAATGGATACGGAATAGCTATTTTTGATACAGGGGGTAGATATGAAGGAAACTGGAAAAATAACAACAGAGAAGGAAAAGGTATATTTCACTGGGCAGATGGAGAATATTATGAAGGAGACTATAAAAATGATCTTAGAAACGGATCTGGAACCTATTTTTGGACCAATGGAAAAAAGTATACCGGTGGATGGAAAGATGATGAAAGACAAGGAAAAGGAATTTACTACAATAAAAAAGGTAAAACATTAGCTAAAGGTATTTGGAAGAAAGATAAACTTGTAGAAGAAACAGAGTAA
- a CDS encoding DUF2490 domain-containing protein produces the protein MKNYFYRELCLIFFLFLLMQVNSQETSKFKEPITKTWINTYGNIRLSNRFYWVAQTHFRFQETEKTPFVGQLAQIYNRHAIGYIYSKKFNISLGGVLRLNFNTDEESTDRNLVPEWRIWHQYMFASPLSSLLFYHRIRIEHRWTKSFLEDSEYTFRNRWRYMFKAKIPINSSQFKPKTFYVSPEAELILQSGKTVAGSVMEDLRLHMSAGYIVSPRLTLATGIMYSHGQTLSDATVFKQSWTARFHVYFSLDPRNIKNKIPAIHMDD, from the coding sequence ATGAAAAACTATTTTTATAGAGAACTCTGTTTAATTTTTTTCTTGTTTTTACTGATGCAAGTAAATTCACAAGAAACATCAAAATTTAAGGAACCTATTACCAAAACTTGGATTAATACTTATGGTAATATTAGGTTATCGAATCGTTTTTATTGGGTCGCACAAACACATTTTCGCTTTCAAGAAACTGAAAAAACTCCTTTTGTAGGTCAGCTTGCACAAATCTATAATAGACATGCCATCGGATATATTTACTCTAAAAAATTTAATATTAGTTTAGGAGGAGTATTACGACTTAACTTTAATACCGATGAAGAATCTACAGATAGAAATTTAGTTCCAGAATGGAGAATTTGGCATCAATATATGTTTGCCTCTCCTCTTTCATCATTACTATTTTATCATCGTATTCGTATTGAACATCGTTGGACAAAAAGTTTTTTAGAAGATAGTGAATATACTTTTAGGAATAGATGGCGTTATATGTTTAAAGCAAAAATACCGATAAACTCTAGTCAATTTAAACCAAAAACTTTTTATGTTTCTCCAGAAGCAGAACTCATATTACAGAGCGGAAAAACAGTTGCAGGAAGTGTAATGGAAGATTTAAGATTACATATGTCTGCTGGTTATATCGTAAGTCCTAGACTTACATTAGCAACAGGAATAATGTATTCTCATGGGCAAACACTAAGTGATGCAACCGTATTTAAACAAAGTTGGACCGCTAGATTTCATGTGTATTTTTCTTTAGATCCTAGAAATATTAAAAACAAGATTCCTGCAATACATATGGACGATTAA
- the alaS gene encoding alanine--tRNA ligase — translation MKSQEIRSKFLEFFKSKQHEIVPSAPMVLKNDPTLMFTNSGMAPFKEFFLGNNTPKNPRISDSQKCLRVSGKHNDLEEVGYDTYHHTMFEMLGNWSFGDYFKKEAIAWAWELLTEVYKIPKDILYVTVFEGDEGDGTKMDQEAYDLWKQHISEDRILMGNKKDNFWEMGDQGPCGPCSEIHVDIRSADEKAKVDGKSLVNEDHPEVVEIWNLVFMQYNRKADKSLEELPAKHIDTGMGFERLCMVLQNVQSNYDTDVFTPLIREIETITGVQYGNDEKVDVAVRVIADHVRAVSFAIADGQLPSNNGAGYVIRRILRRAIRYGFTFLNQKEAFIYKLSETLAHQMGEAFPEIKKQATLVHNVIKEEEQSFLKTLEQGLLLLDTVIQNSASKEISGRKVFELKDTYGFPEDLTGLILSERGFSYNKSEYDVALKEQQERGRQATALATDDWVSLIDDEVEEFVGYDTLSVGVKLTRYRKVTTKKDGDQYQLVFNMTPFYPEGGGQVGDKGFLEDAHGDVIHILNTKKENNVIIHYTKNLPNHLNESFKAVVNEEYRRLSASNHTATHLLHQALRSILGTHVEQKGSLVSPKHLRFDFSHFSKVDSDQLKEIEAFVNARIRENLPLEEKRNIPMQQAIDEGAIALFGEKYGDSVRAIKFGQSMELCGGTHVQQTGDVWYFKIKSEGAVAAGIRRIEAITNMAVGEYFEDVEDKFNAVKDVLKNPKDLTKAVTSLQDENAALKKQIEQLLKDKAKNMKGDLKNQITEINGVNFLATKVDLDPASIKNLLFELGGEIDNLFVLFATAPTKEKAMLTCYISKDLANEKGYDAGKVVRELGKLIHGGGGGQNFFATAGGKNPGGIPKALERAKDYIV, via the coding sequence ATGAAATCTCAAGAAATTAGAAGCAAGTTTTTAGAATTTTTTAAATCTAAACAACACGAAATTGTGCCTTCTGCCCCAATGGTATTAAAAAATGACCCAACCCTTATGTTCACTAACTCTGGGATGGCCCCATTTAAGGAATTTTTCTTGGGAAATAATACGCCTAAAAACCCACGTATTTCAGACTCTCAAAAATGTCTTCGTGTTTCTGGTAAACACAACGATTTAGAAGAAGTTGGTTATGATACTTATCATCACACCATGTTTGAAATGTTAGGTAACTGGAGTTTTGGTGATTACTTTAAAAAAGAAGCAATCGCTTGGGCTTGGGAATTGTTAACTGAAGTTTACAAAATTCCTAAAGACATTTTATATGTTACCGTGTTTGAAGGTGATGAAGGTGATGGAACAAAAATGGATCAAGAAGCTTACGATTTATGGAAACAGCATATTTCTGAAGATCGTATCTTAATGGGAAATAAAAAAGATAACTTCTGGGAAATGGGAGATCAAGGACCTTGCGGACCTTGTTCTGAAATTCACGTTGATATTCGTTCTGCTGATGAAAAAGCTAAAGTGGACGGAAAATCTTTAGTTAATGAAGATCATCCTGAAGTTGTTGAAATATGGAATTTAGTTTTCATGCAGTACAATAGAAAAGCAGATAAATCTTTAGAAGAACTACCTGCTAAACATATTGATACAGGTATGGGATTTGAGCGTTTATGTATGGTTTTACAAAACGTTCAATCGAATTATGATACAGATGTATTTACTCCGTTAATTAGAGAAATTGAAACTATTACTGGTGTACAATATGGAAACGATGAAAAAGTAGACGTAGCTGTTCGTGTAATTGCAGATCACGTAAGAGCTGTTTCTTTTGCTATTGCAGACGGACAATTACCAAGTAATAATGGAGCTGGTTATGTAATTCGTAGAATTTTAAGACGTGCTATTCGTTACGGATTCACATTTTTAAATCAGAAAGAAGCTTTTATTTACAAGTTATCTGAAACTTTAGCTCACCAAATGGGCGAAGCTTTTCCTGAAATAAAAAAGCAAGCCACTTTAGTTCATAATGTAATTAAAGAAGAAGAACAATCGTTCTTAAAAACTCTTGAACAAGGACTTCTTTTATTAGATACTGTAATTCAAAATAGTGCTTCCAAGGAAATTTCTGGACGTAAAGTATTTGAATTAAAAGATACCTATGGTTTCCCAGAAGATCTTACAGGTTTAATTTTATCTGAAAGAGGATTTTCTTATAACAAATCTGAATATGATGTTGCTCTAAAAGAACAACAAGAAAGAGGTAGACAAGCTACTGCACTTGCAACAGACGATTGGGTATCTTTAATTGATGATGAAGTTGAAGAATTTGTTGGTTACGATACTTTAAGTGTAGGTGTAAAATTAACTCGCTACAGAAAAGTAACCACAAAAAAAGATGGTGATCAATATCAATTAGTATTTAACATGACTCCTTTTTATCCTGAAGGAGGAGGACAAGTTGGTGACAAAGGTTTCTTAGAAGATGCTCATGGTGACGTGATTCATATTTTAAATACCAAAAAAGAAAATAATGTAATTATTCATTACACGAAAAATTTACCTAACCATTTAAACGAGTCGTTTAAAGCTGTAGTAAATGAAGAATACAGAAGACTTTCTGCAAGTAACCACACAGCAACACATTTATTACACCAAGCTTTACGTTCAATTTTAGGAACACATGTGGAACAAAAAGGATCTTTAGTAAGTCCTAAACATTTACGTTTCGATTTTTCTCATTTTTCTAAAGTTGATAGCGATCAATTAAAAGAAATTGAAGCATTTGTAAATGCTAGAATTCGCGAAAATCTTCCGTTAGAAGAAAAACGTAATATTCCAATGCAACAAGCAATCGACGAAGGGGCAATTGCTTTATTTGGAGAAAAATATGGCGATAGTGTAAGAGCAATTAAGTTTGGACAGTCGATGGAATTATGTGGAGGAACACACGTTCAACAAACTGGTGATGTTTGGTATTTCAAAATTAAATCTGAAGGGGCAGTAGCTGCTGGTATTCGTCGTATTGAAGCAATTACAAACATGGCTGTAGGAGAGTATTTCGAAGATGTTGAAGATAAATTTAATGCTGTAAAAGATGTGTTGAAAAATCCTAAAGATTTAACTAAAGCAGTTACTTCTTTACAAGATGAAAACGCTGCTTTAAAAAAGCAAATAGAACAGTTATTAAAAGATAAAGCTAAGAACATGAAAGGTGATTTAAAAAATCAAATCACTGAAATTAATGGTGTAAACTTCTTAGCAACAAAAGTAGATTTAGATCCTGCTAGTATTAAAAATCTACTATTTGAATTAGGAGGTGAGATTGACAATTTATTTGTCTTATTTGCTACTGCTCCTACAAAAGAAAAAGCAATGTTAACGTGTTATATTTCTAAAGATTTAGCTAACGAAAAAGGTTACGATGCTGGTAAAGTAGTTAGAGAATTAGGAAAATTAATCCACGGAGGTGGTGGTGGACAAAATTTCTTTGCTACGGCTGGAGGTAAAAACCCTGGTGGAATTCCTAAAGCATTAGAACGCGCTAAGGATTACATCGTATAA
- a CDS encoding M23 family metallopeptidase — protein sequence MAKVKYYYDPETLSYQQIELRKRDKFKNSIIILLGVGLTMFLGFMVLSQFIESPKQKAQKRELENSKLHIELLGKRIEEVTEVLGDLQERDNYIYRTYFEANPIPDEQRKAGFGGVNRYKNLEGFDNSEMIIDVTKRLDVLSKQIVVQSKSLDEIVDLAKAKEKMLASIPAIQPLKAEDLTRMASGYGMRMHPILKIRKMHKGMDFTAPKGTPIYASGNGTVSRANRSATFGKVVYIEHGYGYKTVYAHMSKIGVKKGQTVKRGDIIGYVGNTGRSVSAHLHYEVHRNGVAVNPIYYYYGDLTPEQFLAMQKASEDEGQSFD from the coding sequence ATGGCAAAAGTAAAATATTATTACGATCCAGAAACGCTATCGTACCAGCAAATTGAGTTACGAAAGCGCGATAAGTTCAAGAATAGTATCATTATACTATTGGGGGTTGGACTTACGATGTTTCTTGGATTTATGGTTTTAAGTCAGTTCATTGAATCACCAAAACAAAAAGCACAAAAAAGAGAATTAGAAAATTCTAAGCTTCACATTGAATTATTAGGAAAGCGAATAGAAGAAGTTACTGAAGTTTTAGGTGATTTACAGGAACGAGATAATTACATATATAGAACATATTTTGAGGCAAATCCAATTCCAGACGAACAGCGAAAAGCAGGTTTTGGTGGAGTAAATCGCTACAAGAATTTAGAAGGTTTTGATAACAGTGAAATGATTATTGATGTGACCAAACGTTTAGATGTATTGTCTAAACAAATAGTGGTACAATCGAAATCACTAGATGAAATAGTAGATTTAGCAAAAGCAAAAGAAAAAATGTTGGCTTCTATACCTGCAATTCAGCCTTTAAAAGCTGAAGATTTAACACGAATGGCTTCAGGTTATGGAATGCGAATGCATCCAATTTTAAAAATTCGTAAAATGCATAAGGGAATGGATTTTACAGCACCTAAAGGAACACCAATCTATGCTTCAGGAAATGGAACAGTTTCTAGAGCAAATAGAAGTGCAACTTTTGGAAAAGTAGTTTACATTGAACATGGGTATGGTTATAAAACTGTATATGCTCATATGAGTAAGATTGGAGTTAAGAAAGGGCAAACTGTAAAACGTGGAGATATTATAGGTTACGTAGGAAATACAGGAAGATCTGTATCTGCACATTTACACTATGAAGTTCATCGAAATGGTGTAGCTGTAAATCCAATATACTATTATTACGGAGATTTAACACCAGAACAATTTTTAGCAATGCAAAAGGCTTCTGAAGACGAAGGACAGTCTTTTGACTAA
- a CDS encoding CapA family protein: protein MLIKKRVLALSIFSLLGGLNAQQADSIQVKEKEINFMAVGDMMLGTTFPNASYLPPKGTYPFKDVQTVFDKADVLFGNLEGTLTDTGKNAKRCKDPSKCYSFKSPESFGKHFEKAGFDVVSVANNHIGDFGSIGIKNTLKTLDNSGIASAGVLSKPTTVFEKDGVKYGLIAFAPNKDCLKLNFVTKGTQMVKNLAKKVDIVIVSFHGGAEGTKHKNVPRKTEYFYGENRGNVYAFAHKMIDAGAGIVLGHGPHVPRAIEVYKGKFIAYSMGNFATYKRFSMSGSKAYSPIFELKLKENGDFIEGKIHSAIQTKTRYPFLDTQERAFNEIKKLTLQDFPENKIKFGKSGKIELK from the coding sequence ATGTTAATTAAAAAAAGAGTACTAGCACTTAGTATATTTAGTTTATTAGGAGGCTTGAATGCACAACAAGCTGATTCAATTCAAGTAAAAGAAAAAGAAATTAACTTTATGGCAGTTGGAGATATGATGTTAGGAACCACTTTTCCTAATGCATCGTATTTACCTCCAAAAGGAACATACCCTTTTAAAGATGTACAAACTGTTTTCGATAAAGCTGATGTGTTGTTTGGAAATTTAGAAGGAACTTTAACTGATACAGGAAAAAATGCAAAACGATGTAAAGATCCATCTAAATGTTATTCTTTTAAAAGCCCAGAATCTTTTGGTAAGCATTTTGAAAAAGCAGGTTTTGATGTTGTAAGCGTTGCAAATAATCACATTGGAGATTTTGGAAGTATAGGAATTAAAAATACCTTAAAAACTCTTGATAATTCTGGAATAGCAAGTGCAGGGGTTTTATCTAAACCGACTACTGTTTTTGAAAAGGACGGAGTTAAATACGGTTTAATCGCTTTTGCTCCGAATAAAGACTGTTTAAAGTTGAACTTTGTAACTAAGGGAACACAAATGGTGAAAAACTTAGCAAAGAAAGTCGATATAGTAATTGTTTCTTTTCACGGAGGAGCTGAAGGAACTAAGCATAAAAATGTACCTAGAAAAACAGAATATTTCTACGGAGAGAATAGAGGTAATGTATATGCATTTGCTCATAAAATGATTGATGCTGGAGCAGGAATTGTATTAGGTCACGGTCCACACGTACCAAGAGCAATAGAAGTTTATAAAGGGAAATTTATCGCTTACAGTATGGGGAATTTTGCAACATACAAACGTTTTAGTATGAGTGGTTCAAAAGCATATTCGCCAATATTTGAATTGAAACTGAAAGAGAATGGAGATTTTATTGAAGGAAAAATCCATTCAGCTATTCAAACTAAAACCAGATACCCTTTTTTAGATACTCAAGAACGTGCATTTAACGAAATAAAAAAGTTGACTTTACAAGATTTTCCAGAAAATAAAATTAAGTTTGGTAAATCTGGAAAAATAGAATTAAAGTAA
- a CDS encoding MerR family transcriptional regulator, whose translation MHVDLPKKRYYKIGEVAKAFDVNTSLIRFWEGEFDIIKPKKNAKGNRLFTPEDIENFKLIYNLVKERGFTLDGAKQKLKQNPEKIVQNQEIISRLEAVKAELIKIKNQIE comes from the coding sequence ATGCACGTTGATCTCCCTAAAAAAAGGTATTATAAAATTGGTGAAGTTGCCAAAGCATTTGATGTGAATACATCTTTAATTCGTTTTTGGGAAGGAGAATTTGACATTATCAAACCCAAAAAAAATGCAAAAGGGAATCGACTTTTTACTCCTGAGGATATAGAGAATTTTAAGTTGATTTATAACTTAGTAAAAGAAAGAGGTTTTACTCTTGATGGCGCCAAACAAAAACTCAAACAAAATCCAGAGAAAATAGTACAAAATCAGGAGATCATCAGCAGATTAGAAGCTGTAAAAGCAGAGTTAATAAAAATCAAAAATCAAATTGAATAA
- a CDS encoding LemA family protein, with translation MKKWLVPILVVVALVIYFFKSGVSFNNTAVEYEENAKTKWSNVESSYQRRNDLIGNLVKTVQGAADFEKSTLTDVINARAKATSVNIDASKLTPETMAQFQQAQSGLSGALSKLLVSVERYPELKANRNFLELQSQLEGTENRIKVARDRYNESVNIYNKHIKKFPGSLYAGFLNFDEMVRYKADPGSEKAPDVNFDFGK, from the coding sequence ATGAAAAAATGGTTAGTTCCTATATTAGTAGTTGTAGCATTAGTGATATACTTTTTTAAATCAGGAGTTAGTTTTAATAACACTGCTGTAGAGTATGAGGAGAATGCAAAAACAAAATGGTCTAATGTAGAGAGTTCATATCAAAGAAGAAATGATTTGATAGGTAATCTTGTGAAAACAGTACAAGGTGCTGCAGATTTTGAAAAAAGTACGTTAACAGATGTAATTAACGCAAGAGCAAAAGCAACTTCTGTAAATATCGATGCTAGTAAATTAACTCCAGAAACTATGGCGCAGTTTCAACAAGCACAATCAGGTTTATCAGGTGCGTTATCTAAGTTGTTAGTTTCTGTAGAGCGTTATCCAGAGTTAAAAGCAAATCGTAACTTTTTAGAATTACAAAGCCAGTTAGAAGGAACAGAAAACAGAATTAAAGTTGCTAGAGATAGATACAACGAATCTGTTAATATTTACAATAAGCACATCAAAAAATTCCCAGGATCTTTATATGCAGGTTTCTTAAATTTTGATGAAATGGTACGTTACAAAGCTGATCCAGGTTCAGAAAAAGCACCAGATGTTAATTTCGATTTTGGAAAATAA
- a CDS encoding TPM domain-containing protein encodes MSQVEDFLSKAEEQEIVEAIRQAELNTSGEIRVHIEATTSLSHYDRALEVFKMLNMDQTKAENAVLIYVAVVDHKFVIYGDKGINAVVPNDFWETTRDIIQHNFKNGNFTAGLVQGVLKAGEELKAHFPWDKDDVDELPNEVSKG; translated from the coding sequence ATGTCTCAAGTAGAAGATTTTCTTTCTAAAGCAGAAGAACAAGAAATAGTCGAGGCTATTCGACAAGCAGAGTTAAATACTTCTGGTGAAATTCGAGTGCATATTGAAGCAACTACATCACTTTCGCATTACGATCGAGCATTAGAAGTATTTAAAATGCTTAACATGGATCAAACTAAAGCAGAAAATGCGGTGTTAATCTATGTAGCAGTTGTAGATCATAAATTTGTGATTTACGGAGACAAAGGTATAAATGCTGTTGTACCAAATGATTTTTGGGAAACGACTAGAGATATCATACAACATAATTTTAAGAACGGTAATTTTACAGCAGGTTTAGTTCAAGGAGTATTAAAAGCAGGAGAAGAATTAAAGGCTCATTTTCCTTGGGATAAAGATGATGTAGATGAATTACCAAATGAAGTATCTAAAGGTTAA
- a CDS encoding TPM domain-containing protein gives MKKSFFTIIFFLVAFQFSFAQYNIPKKPKFQTSVYDYYIKKKGVKEQKGLLTLNEKTALENKLVRYSDTTSTQIVVAIINSTKGEEIGYLATNWAHKWGIGQKDKDNGVFVLLAKDDRKVTIRTGYGTEHLLTDFVSRQIIEYDILPYFKKGQYYSGLSSGVTSIFKVMNGEYQGTRKKNSSSNAGVIIIVIVIFFSLFIFIGYKAYRIETGRSTSSLETIILSNAGREDRSRRRGSSRRSGGFGGFGGSSGGFGGGGFDGGGFGGGFGGGGFGGGGATGGW, from the coding sequence ATGAAAAAGAGCTTTTTTACTATAATTTTCTTTCTTGTTGCATTTCAATTCAGTTTTGCTCAGTATAATATTCCTAAGAAACCAAAGTTTCAAACAAGTGTCTACGATTATTACATAAAGAAAAAAGGAGTTAAAGAACAAAAAGGGTTATTAACTTTAAACGAAAAAACTGCTTTAGAAAACAAATTAGTTCGTTATTCAGATACAACTTCTACTCAAATTGTAGTTGCTATTATTAATAGTACTAAAGGAGAAGAAATAGGTTATTTGGCAACGAATTGGGCTCATAAATGGGGAATTGGTCAGAAAGACAAAGACAACGGAGTTTTTGTTCTTTTGGCTAAAGACGATCGTAAAGTTACCATTAGAACTGGTTATGGTACTGAACACTTATTAACTGATTTTGTTTCTAGACAAATTATAGAATATGATATTCTTCCTTATTTTAAAAAGGGACAATATTATTCAGGTTTAAGTTCTGGCGTAACATCCATTTTCAAAGTAATGAATGGAGAATATCAAGGAACTAGAAAAAAGAATTCTTCTTCTAACGCCGGTGTAATCATTATTGTAATTGTTATTTTCTTTTCACTATTTATTTTTATTGGATATAAAGCATATAGAATTGAAACAGGAAGATCAACATCTTCACTAGAAACTATTATTCTAAGTAATGCTGGAAGAGAAGATAGAAGTAGAAGAAGAGGTTCTTCTCGAAGAAGCGGTGGCTTTGGTGGTTTTGGAGGATCTTCAGGTGGCTTCGGTGGTGGTGGATTTGATGGAGGCGGTTTCGGAGGTGGATTTGGAGGCGGAGGCTTCGGTGGAGGTGGAGCTACAGGAGGTTGGTAA